ACGCAGAAACTCGACGAGGCTGTTTTGTATGAACCTCATTTCAAGCTGAAGGTCGTTCGGTACTATGAGAACCTTCCGCTCCACTATACCGGCGAAGTGTTTCGCGTCCAGTGCGCGTCGGAGCATACAGCAAACTCTCCGGGCCACAAGACCCAGGACCCAGGTTGGCGTACATTAGGGAACGGGGGCGCCATCGGATCCAAGAATGCCGCAGAACTGGTCGAGCGCGAGCGCCACAACTATCTGGTGGTCGATGAGCAGACGCTGGTCTGGATTGGGAATGGTGTGAGTGTGAGCTTCGATGCGTGCGGACAGTTTCGAGCGTGGTATCCCACGTCTCTCCCTGAGGAGTTGATCGATCCGGTTGTGAAACCCGATTTTTGTGCTCCTAAAGGAAAAGCTGACTGCCGCCACTACAATTTCCAGGGGGATCGCGCCCCGCATTTTGAAGACATTCAGGTGTCCCGGCAGGGTGCCATCTCCTTCACCGTACGGTCGAAGGCCTTTCGGGGTGAACGGATCGTTCGTGTCCACAGCACCGATTTCGGCCGGACATGGACATTCACTTCAATAGCTTCCCAATAATCACACAGTTCCTTGTCGGTTGAAGCTCAGTACACGATCACATGATCGGCTGATACGAACAGGCCCACCATCTTTTCCAGCGGAAGGGGGGTTACTGAAGAGGCGACTCGAGCCGGATCGATCTTGTAGAGCAGCATCATGGTCTGATTGCCATAGATTTCAACGCCCAGCTTGCTCTTGAGGATCTCAAAGTACTCCCCGTAGTTATGCGGGACCTGCTCCAGGGGTACGCCCATCTGTTCGGAGACGCTCTGCCGTTCTCGCTCCGGCAGCCCCGCTCGTTCGAGCGCGGTACTGTCCGAACCGACCAGTCTGCGAAAAAAGCCAAACCCCTTGGTCACTGATGTCACCGCGCTGGCATCAACCAGAATTGTCACCTTATGGCCCGCCTTGACGGCCGCCCAAGCCACATTCGGCACGGCACAAATTTGCGCATCGTCCTCTGCCAGCGAGGTCTTCATGTGGATCAGGATGCTGGCTGCGGACGCGTGCTGCGTGCCTAGGCCGGCGATCCCTATGAGTGTCATGCACATCGCTAGTATCATGGTCACGATCTGTCGGTTCATGACCCGCCCTCCGCATTCTTGTTCTGGCTCATAGACTGGTGTTCGCAGCAGGTTGACGCATCCGAAGTCGGCCGACAACTCGTGCAGTCCTTGTATACGGCATAGGCCTTCAGTGCCCATTCCTCGCCAGGGCAGCCTTGCATGGTCATCGCGACTTCGAGGAATTCAATCAATTCGTCCAGAGTAATGCCCTTTTCGACCGCCATTTGGACGTAGGCTCGAATGCAGGGCTCACATCGGATGGCGATTGAGACGCTCATTGCCGTGAGGAGCTTGTATTTGGCGGAAACAACCCCGTCGCGGTACGCCTCCTGTCGCATGCGAAGCAGCCCGCCGGTGACCTTCGGACTGAGGCGACGCAGCTCTTGAAATAAACTTTCGGCATCTGACCTTATCTCTTTTTGTTCTTCGGTCATGAGTTTTGTCATCCTTCCGGTTTACCGTGTTCTTTTGCGGAATGATGCGAACAACAGCCGGAGACGTCATCCCGATTTCTCCGAGACAGGCTGTACAGGGCCAAGCCAAGGAAGGCGGCTAGGGCGGGGAGCAGCACATAGTCCAGGTAGCCCGTGACCGCTCCCAGGCCGAGAAGACCCAGCAGCCCGACCAGAATCGGCGTGAAACAGCAGAGTGCTGTCAACGCTGCGCCTGTTAAGCCCAAAGTCATGAGACGGTTCCGGTTCATGGAGTCATGCCTCCCTGATGTTCGCCCTTACCATCACGCCTGTCCGACGCCAGCAGCCCTTAAGCGATCGGCTGTGATCGGTTCCCGCCGGCAACAGTCCAACAACACACCGTTAACCGCGACGGCCGGGACTGCGGTGATCCCGTAGCGTCTCGCTTTGTCCCGGCATTCGTTCGTCGCGCAGCCCTCCCGTAGATCGTAGATCTGTAGGTCGCAACTGGGGCAGACTAAAGACTTGACCAGCTTGACTGTGTTATCACAAATGGGACAGCCAGCCGTGAATACCTCAACCCTTCGCTTTGTGGTCACCATCGTGGAATCTCCTTTTTTCTCTAGAACCTATCTCAAAATTGTTTGAGGAGCATCGTGATGCAGGCGAGCTGCACGAACCCGAGAAAATTGGCGGCGTAGTACTCCCAGCGAACGAGGAGTCGGCGTTTCCACTGGAGCCAGGCAAAGAACCGTTCAACGAGCCAGCGGCGTTGGTACCGGCGTAGGTGCCGCCCATCCTGGGTCTTGAGTTTGCGAGTGGATCGATGCGGCGCGATCAGGTTCACCCCGTCTTGGTGGAGGTCGGCATCGAGGCCATCGCTGTCATACGCCCGATCCCCGATGAGATGCTCGGGCTTGGCCTCGAGCATGTAGAAGTCGAAACTGAGTTGGACCAGGGTGACTTCATGATGATTCGCCGCATGCGTGCTCACGGAGAGGGGCAGTCCGTGCCGATCCACAATCGCCAGGATTTTCACGCCCTTGCCGCGCTTCGTAAGTCCAATGGCCTCGCCGCCGCCCTTGGCCGCCGCAAACGTGGCATCAATGAAACTCTCGCGTTCATCAATGGCCCCTTCGTCACGCAGCGTGTTTGCCAGCTGGGTGAGGACCTCTCGCAGGACCTCCCGTTGACACCACTGTTGGAACCGGCGATGCACGGTCTTGTAGTTGGGATAGCACTGCGGGAGCAGGTGCCATTGCGCCCCGGTGTTCAGAATCCAGAGCACCGCTTCCAGGACGGCCCGGGTTGGGATCGGTTTGCGGCCCGGGCGAGTGTCCGGGATGTGCTCTTCAGGACAATGATCCCGAATCCGCTCCCATTGATCGTCGCGCAACCGCAGCATGGGAGCACCTATACGGACGGACTGTCATGCTGTCAATAATTTTGAGATAGGTTCTAATCAGGCTTGTATGGTTCTGCCGTTGTGGCTGGACGAAACAGCCTGGCAGGTGTGGATCAATTCCTGACGTCACCTAAGCAATTCCGAAGGTCCGCTTCCCGATCCGTTCACCTCCTTTCGCGCTGTGCGTCTCTTTCCGTGCATTTCATCCTCCAGGGCCTTGAGAATTGGACACCGATCAGTTGGCTGGCCAGCCCGGCAGTCGCGAAGCAAGCTTCGTAGTGCCCTGGCCAGTGCCTGCAAGTCGCGCACTTTTGCCTCCACGTGCCTCAGCTTGGCTTCCGCCCTCCGCTGCACATCACCGCACCGGGCTTTCGATCTGACCCGAAGATCGAGGAGTTCTTCGATCTCATGGAGCGTAAAACCCAACGCCTGGGCGTTCTTGATGAAGCGGAGACGTCGCTGCGCCTCGCTGTTGTAGAGTCTATAGCCGGACGGCAGCCGCGAGGTGGGGTCGAGTAAGCTGCGTCGCTCGTAGTAGCGAATCGTTTCGATATTCACCCCAACATCCTTTGCAAGCTGCCCAATTGTGAGTTCGGTTGTCATGTGCACCTCATGTGTGACGATACACCCTGTACCATAGTACGGAGTCAAGGGGGGAGTGTGTCCGTTTGTTCGTTTCCGACCCGTAATGATCCTCTTGAACGTCCGACTCTACTCCAGCGCGTCCACAGCCGAGAGACTGGCGGCCGTGTGACTGTAAGCCAGCTTACAGAAGGTCCATGTGCTTCCCTGTATATGGACCTATCCACCTATTTATAAGGATGCGATCGCTCTCATAGGGCAAGATTGACACATAGAGGGATCTCTATATATACAGTCGCGACGAGGGGACCATGCCGATAGACGAAATCACGCAAAAAGTCAGTGACCGCTACGCGCGGGCTGCCGCCGCAGGCGAGCAGATGTGCTGTCCGACGAGTTACGACTTCGCCGACCTGAAGACGTTTATCCCAGAAGAGGTGCTCAAGATTTCCTATGGTTGCGGCACGCCCGCCGGGTTGAAGACGGTCCGCCCCGGTGAGACGGTCCTGGACATCGGCTCCGGCGGAGGAATCGACTGCTTCGAAGCCTCGCGGTTGGTCGGACCGACCGGCCGTGTGATCGGTCTCGATATGACGGACGCGATGCTGGAGATTGCGCGCCGCAATGCGCCGATTGTTGCAGCGAATCTGGGCTATGCCTCCTCGAACGTGGAGTTCCGAAAGGGCATGGCCGATGCGATGCCGGTGGACGACAACACGATCGATCTGATCATTTCCAACTGCGTCATCAACCTGGCTCCTGATAAGCGCAGGGTCTTCCGTGAGATGTTCCGCGTCACGAAACCGGGTGGGCGTTTTACGATTTCCGATATCGTGTCAGACCAAGCCGTCCCGCAATACTTGGTGCATGATGCTGAAAAATGGGGTGAGTGTCTCTCCGGCGCATTGACGCTCGCGGCCTACAGTGTCGGCATGGTGGAAGCCGGGTTTCTCGGTATCCATCTCGTCAAGTTCTCTCCCTGGCAAGTCATCGATGGGATTCACTTCTTCTCCGTAACGCTGACCGGCTACAAACTCCCACCGCATCCTGCGGGACCCGCCGTTCGCTACGCGACACTCCGCGGACCATTTAGCCTTGTGGTGGATGAACGTGGAGCCAGCTACCAGCGAGGTATTCCGCGACCGATCGGGCCGGACACGGCTCTGCTGCTGAGTCAACCCCCGCTCGCCCCGTATTTTGTGCTGTCCCATGAACCGATCGTGCTCGACCGAGCGGATGCGCGCTGGTGGGCGGTGTTGCCCTCGCAAGCCTCTTGCGTGTGGCAAGGAGACTTTGCCCTGCTCGCGGGCCCATTTCTCGAAGCTGCCGATGACGATCATCACGTCTACCGACGGGGAGAACCGCTGGAAGTCTGCTCCAAGACCCTCAAGGTATTGGCAACCGACGGGTATGCTCCGCATTTCGCCATCATCAACCGCGCCGGCCAACGCGTGAATGGCGGCGAGGTCACCTGTTCACCCGATGGAGGCTGCTGCTGATGAAGCCCGCCTCACCCGGCGACATGCTCACCGCAGACCAATGCGCCACGATTCTCAAGGCCCTGGCGGATCACACCCGGTTGCGTATACTGGAGTCGTTACTGATCGAGGAGAAGTGCGTGACGGAACTCGTCCGGCAGCTACGCTGTCCGCAACCGCACATCTCCCATCATCTCCGGATTCTCCGGGATGCCGGATTGATTGAGGGGCTTCGGGACGGCAAGCAGGTCTGTTATCGAATCCTGCCGAGGGTCCAACGCGTGCTGGCCAATCGGCAGGGACGGGCGCTCAACTTCGGATGCTGTGAGTTGCGATTCCCGGAAATGGTGTTGGCCGGCATGGGGCACACCCGCTGATGCCATGGTGGTTTTCTGAGGTGCTTCTCGCTTGCTCACGGATATAGAGATGGCGCTGACCTTGCTCGGACGACACAACCCGCTCGCCTCTTCCGCTGAACAGCTCAAGGTGCTGACAGAAACGGCCGGTTGTCCTCCGTTTGAAAGGCGACTCAATCAGGCCGACTTGTTCCCGCTCCACGCCACAGGGATCACGGTCTTTCAGATCAACGTCGGCAAGCTCTGCAACCAGACCTGCCGGCATTGTCACGTCGATGCAGGGCCGGACCGCACCGAAACGATGTCGAAGGAGACCGCCGAACTCTGTCTCGCGGCGTTGGCCAGGACCGACGTTCTAACCGTCGACATCACCGGCGGCGCACCCGAGCTCAACCCGAACTTTCGTTGGCTGGTCGAACAGGCTCGTGCGCTCGGCCGTCATGTGATGGATCGCTGCAATCTCTCCGTGTTGCTGCTTCCCTCCCAAGCAGATCTTGCCGAGTTTCTGGCTGCCCATCGCGTCGAAGTCATTGCGTCGCTTCCGGCCTATCGTGCTAGCCAGACCGATGCGCAGCGGGGAGAAGGGATCTTTGAGAAATCGATCGAGGCCCTCAAACTCTTGAATCGCCTCGGATACGGTCGACCGGACAGCGGCCTTGTTTTGAACCTCGTTTACAATCCCGTCGGCGCGTTTCTCCCTCCCAAGCAAGAGGCCATCGAAGCGCAGTTTAGAAAAGAACTCCGGAGCCGGCACGGCGTCGAGTTCAACCGTCTCTACACCATCACGAATATGCCCATCAGTCGGTTCCTGGAGTTCCTGATCGAGAGCGGCAATTATGAGGCCTACATGGATCGATTGGCCACTGCGTTCAACCCGGCCGCTGCCGCCGGCGTCATGTGCCGGTCGATGATTTCCGTGGGATGGGACGGCACCCTGTACGATTGCGACTTTAATCAGATGCTCAACCTGCCGGTCGACAAGGGAATGCCACGCCATATTCGTGACTTCGATCCGACCCGCCTGAGCGCACGCAGGATTGTGACGAGGAATCACTGCTACGCCTGCACGGCCGGTGCCGGCTCGTCTTGCGGCGGGGCGGTCACGACAGCATAGCTGGCCGACTCGTATGGAGTTATCGATCCTCACATTCGTCCTCGTGTTGTCTCTGGCTTGCGCCAACGGCGCGAACGATGTGTCCAAAGCAATTGCCACCCTCGTTGGCAGCGGGGTGACCAACTACCGGACCGCGATCCTCTGGGGAACGCTCTGGACAATGATCGGCGCTGGGCTCTCGGGATTGGTCGCCACCGCGATGGTGAAGACCTTCAGCCAAGGACTGCTGGCGCCAGACGCTCCCGCATCGCCGCCCATCGCCGCCGCCGTGCTCATTGGCGCGGTCCTGTGGGTACTGGCCGCATCCTGGAGCGGCCTCCCTGTATCCACCACCCATGCGTTAACCGGCGCGATCGTCGGGGTAGGCCTCGTCGCATTTGGAAGTGAGGGGCTTCTGTGGAAGGGAATTGGAAGGAAGATTGTCTTGCCGCTCATCCTCAGTCCCGTGCTGGCCCTGATGGTCTCTGTCATTGTGCATCGTCTTGTCCGCACGCTCGCGGCTCGATGGGAAGGAGCCTGTGTTTGTGTGATGCCGACCGCCAGGGCGCTGGTCATGATCGATGCGCAGGGAGCCACACGTACTTTGTTTCAGACCGCGGCTCTGGGGCGACCGGTGGTGGCCGTTCCGGTTCAGTGCGACCGGGCGGGACTGAGCGGGCTCGTTGTTGGGTTGGACAGTATCCATTGGTGCTCAAGCGGATTGGCTTCGCTGGCTCGTGGAACGAACGACGCCCCCAAGATTGCGGCGATATTGCTGCTCGGAAGCGCTGTCGCGACTTGGCCCAGCGCGGCCTATCAAGGTGTGGCACTCATCGGCGTGGCGATGGCGATGGGCGTCGGGAGCTACCTGGCAGGACTCCGTGTCACCCAAGTCCTTGCGGAGAAGGTCACACGGATGGATCACGGTGAGGGATTATCTGCGAATCTCACGACCTCCTCGCTGGTGATGGTCTCCGCCGTGATGGGGTTGCCGGTCTCGACGACCCACGTCAGCAGTTCGGCGATCATTGGCATTGGATTGTTGAAAGGCGTCAGTGCCGTTCGATGGTCCACGGTGCGTGACATGGTCCTGGCGTGGGTCGTCACGCTTCCTGCTTCCGGACTTCTTTCCGCACTCGCCTATCATCTGCTCACCAGGCTTGTGTAAGCGATCTCACAGTTTGGTCACGGTGTCGCGTGGTAGAGACTCGCGGGGTGGGGTTTTGAAGCAGTCGAATCATGGACTGATCAACATGACTCAATGTCATAGGCGAGGATTGAATGAAGCAACAGCCTTATGTGTGCAGAACTCTGCACAGCCGGACACCACAGGAACTAGTCCTCCGGACATGCTTTTCCGAAGTGGCATGTATCCTCGGGATCATCCTTTGTTTCGAGCTCACGGGAGGAGGGGTGTCACATGCGCTGGATTGGGTGCCCACCGATCAAGAGATGCAAAAGTACCGGAAAAGCTGGAATCCGCTGTCGAACGGGCCGATTTTTATTAGTGGGGTTGACATCCACCCGAAGGGACAGTTCACCTTCCATCCGTTCTTATTTTCTCAGATTAGTGAGAAACAATTCGGAAACGATCTGACTACCAAGAGCACTTCCTCCCCTGTCCACTCGTATCAGATAGCACCAGTCGTCACGATGGCCTATGGCCTGACGAGCCACTTCGAGCTCAATGTCGGTCTCTCGGGCTCATTCTGGTGGGCGAATTCCAGCGCGCAGTTTAATCAGGGAAAGGGGGGGCCGTGGACTACGGATTCCGGCCTGGGCGATACACAGGTGTACTTGAAATACCGGCCGATTATTCAAGATCCGGATGGATGGCGTCCTTCCATCACAACGTTCAACATGATTGTGTTACCGACCAGTCGTTGGGTGACGGGGAGTGAAAGCCCTCCAGGCGGCTTTGCGCCGCTGGGGCGACTTCCAGCCTCTCGATTCGGGTCGTTGACCTGGACGGAAGGGGTGATGTTTCGGAAGAACCTGCAACCGTTTCGCGTGAGCGGCGGTGTGTTCTATTCGTACCATCTTCCCGGCAGCGATGCGGGGGAGACGACCTATCCAGCCGATATCATCAACACGCGCCTGATTGTTGAACACATCTTCAACGACAAGCGGGGTTTGGGGTACAACCTGGAGTTCGTGGGCTTCCATGGCCTTCCTTGGCGGGCCGATGGCAAGGATATCAATGTCGGAGGGCGTCATGGGTTCAACTCCCTCGGGGTTCAACCGACGATCCAGTATCGGCTCGGAGAACATTGGGTAGGGGCAGTCGGCTGCTTATTCACGGTTGCAGGTCAGAACACCCTTGGCGCGATCTATCCAAATTTCTCGATTTACTATTATTGGAGCCAGACCGGAAAAGTGATCATGCGCTGAGGATCTGTCCCTACTGGAGACAAGCAGTCTGCTAATTTGAACAGTTCCTTTGGTTGCGACTTCCTCAATATGTTCACCAGATGTTCACCAGGAGGCCGGAACTGGTCGGTTTGGGCGGGAAGAGATCGGATGTCGGAAAACGAGAAAGTGCGCTGGACGCTGCGATTCTCTTGGAGTTTGTGGAGTTTTGCGTGTGAAAGGGAGAAACGAGACGCGGTTTATGAGTCCGCTGCTCTACCAACTGAGCTACACCGCCACGCAAGCACTGGAAGGGAATCGAAACAGAATTCGAACAAGCGAAACACAACTATAGCATGTCGCCGCTGCGTCGGACAATCAGGGTTCTTGCTCGCAGCGGTTCAGATCGGGTAATGCGACGGGTCCGTCACATGCGCATGGTAGTCGTTCCCAAGGCAGCGAGTTTCAGATCTGTCAGTCGATCGTCCAGGATTGCGCTGCTGCGAACTTTTTCGCTGTGATCTCAGGCTTCCTCGGGAAGACGGTTAGCGGAGAAACTGCCGGCTTCGCACATGGTAATGTAATTCACCCTCGGCGATGAAGCGACCAAGGACCAGCGTGGGCTTCATGGTCAGGCTGACGAGACGCAATATGGATATTCGGCCTTGGAGCCTCCCGCCATCCACATCGCGGTTGAGGCCGGCTTCTAATTGCTGCCGTGCCTCCTCCAGTTTATCCGCCAGGGGAAGGGTCGCGCTTTGCTCCAGCCAACGGCGGAACTCTTCATGCAACAGTGATTCCGCGAAATCGGTCAGCATGGAGCGATTCTTGATCTGGTAATCGAAATGAGTGAAACGGACGGTTTGGGTCTCCGGCTCGTATCGTGGCTCGCCTTGCATCAGGAGCGTGATCGGCGCAAGGCCGGCCAGGTCCAGGGTCATCTCAAGCGCGGCCTTGTCACCCGCCGGATGGAAATGCACCTGTCGAATGGTGATCGTGCCAGGCTCCGTTCCATAGGTTTGTCCCACGAGCCGTTGAGCCAGTTGTTGGTTGGCCTCTTCGTATGGAAGCGGGACGTCGAGTGAGACATGGAATCCATCCGGGGGAGGCGTGGTCTTAAGGAGTGGAAGCGGGACTGCGGTGGAAGTCGCGACCTGCCCGTTCGTTAAGCGGGGAAGCACCATGAATCCGATCGCCGCCTTCAACAGGCTGTCCTGTCCTTCAATGGACCCGGCTCTGGTTTCTCGTGGGTCGAGGAGCAGCGTCTGATGTTGCCGCTCATCGACCGCCACGGGCCGTTGCAGGGAGGTCCAGGCCCTCTGGACCGGTTCCTTGAATTGGAATTGGCGTTGAATATGCGTGTTGAGGATCGGAAGCGCCTGCTGGAGGTCGGCGCGCAGGAGATAGGCGACCGTGGGAGTCAGGTCCGCCCGGTCCAGTTCGCGAAGGCAGGCTCCAACGGCCTGCACGGAGGTCACCTTGCTGGAGGCCTGCACATTGTATTGCGGTCCCAATGATAGGACGGACGTAATACGCGCGACGACCCTGCCTGGCGCTCGGCCCGCCGCACGGCGTCCGCAGGAAGCGACGGTCTTGCTTTCCGGTGATGTGGCGGTATCGGCCGTGAAGGTGATCGTCAGGCTGAAGTCGACGTGGTTTCCTCTGACGGTCCATTCCGCCCGTTCCCGCTTCCACGCATATTTGATAAAGCCGGCTCCTTGGGCCAGAGCCGTCCAGCGGTCGCCGGTCCGTTGGCGCCACGCCGCGTCCAACTCATCCAATGCCGGTTTGAGGAGGGCCAGCGGGGCAGCGGCATGCACCATGATCGCCGACGGTCCTGTCTGCTGTGAATCAGACGAGGCCGGACCAGGCTGTTTGGCATGGACGCCGGCCGTCCACAGAAGCAGGGCGAAGACGAACGGGAGGAACCGAGTTGTCCGCATTGGGGAAACACCTGAGCGCATGTCCGCACGGACCGAGGAGCGACGGCCACACTGTACCATGTTCCGCCCGCGTCCGCATGAGGAGACGTGGAGCATCCCTCCGGCACCGGCGCTAGGTTTTTCCCGACCGTGTCGGGTATAATTCCACGATTTTGATCCCAACGAAGGAGCCTGGAATGGCCGAAAAGGACGACAAGAAACGCGCGCTGGATCTGGCCCTGTCTCAAATCGAAAAACAGTACGGCAAGGGAGCGGTGATGAAGCTCGGCACCGCGGAGGTGGTCGTCGACGCCCCGGTCGTGTCCTCCGGCTCGCTGTCGTTGGATATTGCGTTGGGGATCGGTGGCTTGCCCCGAGGCCGGGTCATCGAGATCTTCGGCCCTGAATCCTCGGGCAAAACGACCCTGTCGCTGCATGTGATCGCCGAAGCGCAGAAAGCCGGCGGCATCGCCGCGTTTATCGACGCCGAGCATGCGCTGGATCTCGGCTACGCGCGCAAATTGGGAGTCAACACGGACGATCTGCTGGTTTCGCAGCCCGATACCGGGGAGCAGGCGCTGGAAATTGCGGAAACGTTGGTCCGCAGCGGGGCCGTGGATCTGCTGGTGATCGACTCCGTGGCGGCCCTGGTGCCGCGCGCGGAAATCGAAGGGGAAATGGGTGACGCCCACATGGGCTTGCAGGCGCGGCTGATGTCGCAGGCCCTGCGGAAATTGACCGCGGCGATCTCCAAATCCCAGACGATGGTCATTTTCATCAACCAGATTCGTATGAAGCTGGGAGTGATGTTCGGCAATCCGGAGACGACCACCGGCGGGAACGCCCTCAAATTCTATTCCTCCGTTCGGCTCGACATCCGAAGGATTGAATCGATCAAGGAAGGCACCGACGTGACCGGCAGCCGCGTCCGGGTCAAGGTGGTGAAGAACAAGATGGCGCCCCCGTTCAAACAGGCGGAATTCGACATCATGTTTGCGGAAGGCATCTCGAAAATGGGCGAACTGGTCGATCTCGGCGTCGAGAAGCGGGTTTTGGAGAAGTCCGGCGCCTGGTATTCCTATAAGGGCGAGCGGTTGGGCCAGGGAAGGGAGCAGGTCCGGGATTTCCTAAAGAACAATCCGGCCATCGCCCGCGATATCGAGCATCGAATTCGAGAATCCTCGGGAGTCGGAGCCAAGGCGTCCGACAAGCGGTCCGACAAGGACGACAAACACGAGAAGAAGGCCGACGCGAAGGGCGAGGAGAAAGAGAGGCGGTCGCACGCGGTGCGGGGGTGACGCTCGTCCGGCATTGCGCGATCTGGCAGCGCCACAGTGGCCGTGATGCCATGAAGGACTCGTCCTCCCGGCGGCGCGTGATCTCCCCCCGGCGGGACCCCATTCAACTGGCATTCAAGTATCTGTCACTGCGTGATCGGACTGCCGCGCAACTTACTCGCTATCTGCAACGGCAGCGAGTGCCGAAGAAAATCGTTCGGGAGGCCGTCGCACGTTGCATCGAGCTCGGCTATCTGAATGATCGTTCCTTCGCCTTTCGATGGGCCGAGTCTCGGGTGCAGCGGCGCCCCATGGCCAAGCCAGCCCTCGAAGCCGAATTGTTGGCCAAGGGCTTTGATGAACCCTTGGTCGCCGAGACGCTGGCGCGTTTGTATGGGCGCGATACCGAACGGAGATTCGCGGGAGAGATCATTAGGCAACAGCAAAAAGGGGGACGGGCCGTCTCGCCGGCCAGGCTTGCCTCACTCCTGCGGCAACGCGGGTTTGGCGAAGAGGTGATCGCAGAAGCGATCGGGATGGAACATCGCGACGACGGGGATGCCCACGGCGAGTAGCCGGACTTACGGAAGGATGGTTTCATGAATCACACGACAGAAGCCCTCCGCCAGGCGTTTCTCCGCTATTTTGAGCGGCAGGGCCATCAGGCGGTGGCCAGCTCGCCCCTGATTCCTCAGGCGGACCCGACCCTGTTGTTTACGAACGCCGGGATGAACCAATTCAAGCGGGTGTTCCTCGGCGAGGAGAGCCGGGCCTACAAGCGGGCCGTCACGGTGCAGAAGTGCGTGCGGGCCGGAGGAAAGCACAACGATCTGGAGAACGTCGGCTACACGGCGCGGCACCATACCTTTTTCGAGATGCTCGGCAACTTCTCGTTCGGGGACTACTTCAAGGCCGAGGCCATTGAGTTCGGATGGGAGTTCCTGACCAAGGAGGTCGGGTTGGCCAAGGATCGCCTCTGGGTCACGGTCTATAAGGATGACGACGACGCGGCAAGCCTATGGAAAAGGATCGGCATGCCGGACCAACGCATCATGCGGTTCGGCGAGAAGGATAATTTCTGGCAGATGGGGGACACGGGTCCCTGCGGCCCCTGCTCCGAGATTCACTTCGACCAGGGAACGGCGGTGCCGGGTGACGACCGGCCGAACGGCGACGGCGATCGCGTGATCGAGATCTGGAACCTCGTGTTCATGCAGTTCAACCAAAACGACAGGGGCGAACGGCAGCCGCTTCCCAGGCCGAGCATCGATACGGGCATGGGACTGGAACGCCTGGCCGCGGTCGTCCAGGGGAAACACAGCAACTACGACGGCGATGTCTTTGCGCCGATTCTTCACGCCATCGGGACCAGGACCGGGCAACGGTACGGCGCGAACCTTTCGAGTGATCGGTCCATGCGCGTGATCGCGGACCATCTGCGGGCCATCGCGTTTCTGGTGGCCGACGGCATTCTGCCGTCGAACGAAGGGCGCGGGTATGTGTTGCGCCGGATTCTCCGGCGCGCGGCGCGCCACGGTCGCCTGCTGGGCGTCTCGGAACCGTTCCTGTACGACCTGACCGGCTCGGTGGCGCTCTCCATGGGATCGTTCTATCCGGAGCTGCGCGCCGCGGCTGATACGATCACGGAGGTGACGCAAGGGGAAGAAGAGCGGTTCATCGCCACATTGGACCAGGGTCTGCCCATCCTCAACGACATGGTGGCGAAGGCCAAAGCCGCCGGCCAGCCGGTGCTGGCCGGTCCGGAGGTCTTCAAACTTTATGATACCTACGGCTTTCCGATGGATTTGATCGCGGAAGCCTGTCGCGAGCAGGGCCTGGCCGTCGATCAAGAGGGGTTCGACCGGGCCATTGATGAACAGAGGGCGAGGGCGCGGAAATCCGCCTCGTTCGAGTCGGAGGCCGTGAGCCCGATGTTGGCG
The DNA window shown above is from Nitrospira tepida and carries:
- a CDS encoding carboxymuconolactone decarboxylase family protein; translated protein: MTEEQKEIRSDAESLFQELRRLSPKVTGGLLRMRQEAYRDGVVSAKYKLLTAMSVSIAIRCEPCIRAYVQMAVEKGITLDELIEFLEVAMTMQGCPGEEWALKAYAVYKDCTSCRPTSDASTCCEHQSMSQNKNAEGGS
- the merF gene encoding mercury resistance system transport protein MerF; translation: MNRNRLMTLGLTGAALTALCCFTPILVGLLGLLGLGAVTGYLDYVLLPALAAFLGLALYSLSRRNRDDVSGCCSHHSAKEHGKPEG
- a CDS encoding heavy metal-responsive transcriptional regulator gives rise to the protein MTTELTIGQLAKDVGVNIETIRYYERRSLLDPTSRLPSGYRLYNSEAQRRLRFIKNAQALGFTLHEIEELLDLRVRSKARCGDVQRRAEAKLRHVEAKVRDLQALARALRSLLRDCRAGQPTDRCPILKALEDEMHGKRRTARKEVNGSGSGPSELLR
- a CDS encoding IS5 family transposase — protein: MLRLRDDQWERIRDHCPEEHIPDTRPGRKPIPTRAVLEAVLWILNTGAQWHLLPQCYPNYKTVHRRFQQWCQREVLREVLTQLANTLRDEGAIDERESFIDATFAAAKGGGEAIGLTKRGKGVKILAIVDRHGLPLSVSTHAANHHEVTLVQLSFDFYMLEAKPEHLIGDRAYDSDGLDADLHQDGVNLIAPHRSTRKLKTQDGRHLRRYQRRWLVERFFAWLQWKRRLLVRWEYYAANFLGFVQLACITMLLKQF
- a CDS encoding methyltransferase domain-containing protein — encoded protein: MPIDEITQKVSDRYARAAAAGEQMCCPTSYDFADLKTFIPEEVLKISYGCGTPAGLKTVRPGETVLDIGSGGGIDCFEASRLVGPTGRVIGLDMTDAMLEIARRNAPIVAANLGYASSNVEFRKGMADAMPVDDNTIDLIISNCVINLAPDKRRVFREMFRVTKPGGRFTISDIVSDQAVPQYLVHDAEKWGECLSGALTLAAYSVGMVEAGFLGIHLVKFSPWQVIDGIHFFSVTLTGYKLPPHPAGPAVRYATLRGPFSLVVDERGASYQRGIPRPIGPDTALLLSQPPLAPYFVLSHEPIVLDRADARWWAVLPSQASCVWQGDFALLAGPFLEAADDDHHVYRRGEPLEVCSKTLKVLATDGYAPHFAIINRAGQRVNGGEVTCSPDGGCC
- a CDS encoding ArsR/SmtB family transcription factor; amino-acid sequence: MKPASPGDMLTADQCATILKALADHTRLRILESLLIEEKCVTELVRQLRCPQPHISHHLRILRDAGLIEGLRDGKQVCYRILPRVQRVLANRQGRALNFGCCELRFPEMVLAGMGHTR
- the arsS gene encoding arsenosugar biosynthesis radical SAM (seleno)protein ArsS (Some members of this family are selenoproteins.), encoding MALTLLGRHNPLASSAEQLKVLTETAGCPPFERRLNQADLFPLHATGITVFQINVGKLCNQTCRHCHVDAGPDRTETMSKETAELCLAALARTDVLTVDITGGAPELNPNFRWLVEQARALGRHVMDRCNLSVLLLPSQADLAEFLAAHRVEVIASLPAYRASQTDAQRGEGIFEKSIEALKLLNRLGYGRPDSGLVLNLVYNPVGAFLPPKQEAIEAQFRKELRSRHGVEFNRLYTITNMPISRFLEFLIESGNYEAYMDRLATAFNPAAAAGVMCRSMISVGWDGTLYDCDFNQMLNLPVDKGMPRHIRDFDPTRLSARRIVTRNHCYACTAGAGSSCGGAVTTA